In Topomyia yanbarensis strain Yona2022 chromosome 2, ASM3024719v1, whole genome shotgun sequence, one DNA window encodes the following:
- the LOC131681195 gene encoding uncharacterized protein LOC131681195 — protein MRNIFFLGTTLFSIGMIKQKSRTENVIDKSVKIFQLCYVSPHSVRSWLKARLGVTVSVMVSVSYILLLLLVEGCFSASVVSGNGTNNRTLSRRKRLLLFPINAQVVITLAAAKLLIFKGPGGNYLISEFDMYYPLPDYRYRISSLRLGQIAMLPNEPKPNPPVPQPAPVSIPMEMDSSQTSVDDPTTHHDEPDHHYGHELTSAELQQYLKDHPETWIPPGYGKERSDQIHSIESQPSHNRTYVKPNGYDEQSWNNFHDVDDHTQAINMWHTNPTEYVERYFPRKKRSLGGGFDYLLDEEEDRFGINQHRDWEHFYHYRERRELFHTLEKEIGERFDFPMKACILRSICEVRGFMLPPGKSMIMDIARAVFSVPLKEELEDEYSAEMRNEKVNCHLLYGEKCPFSIVHLMLFGQLVWK, from the exons ATGCGGAATATCTTTTTTTTGGGaacgacgttgttttcgatCGGTATGATAAAGCAAAAATCACGGACTGAAAATGTGATCGATAAATCAGTCAAAATATTTCAACTCTGCTATGTGTCTCCTCATTCAGTTCGTTCATGGCTTAAAGCGCGACTGGGTGTCACAGTGTCAGTTATGGTTAGTGTTTCCTACATTCTTCTGCTGTTATTGGTTGAGGGATGCTTCAGTGCTTCGGTTGTGAGTGGCAATGGTACCAATAACAGAACACTGTCTAGGAGAAAGCGACTTTTGTTGTTTCCAATTAATGCTCAGGTTGTG ATTACACTAGCCGCCGCCAAGTTACTAATCTTCAAAGGTCCCGGCGGTAACTATTTGATCTCGGAATTTGATATGTACTACCCACTGCCAGACTACCGCTACAGAATTTCATCGCTGCGGTTAGGACAAATCGCAATGCTACCAAATGAACCGAAACCGAATCCACCTGTCCCGCAACCAGCACCAGTGTCGATTCCGATGGAGATGGATTCTAGTCAGACCTCGGTGGATGATCCCACCACCCACCACGATGAGCCAGATCATCATTATGGTCATGAATTGACATCGGCGGAGCTTCAACAGTACCTGAAAGACCACCCGGAAACGTGGATTCCTCCTGGTTACGGTAAGGAAAGATCAGATCAGATCCACTCGATTGAATCTCAGCCATCGCACAACCGTACGTACGTCAAACCAAATGGTTACGATGAGCAATCCTGGAATAATTTCCATGATGTGGATGATCACACTCAGGCAATCAACATGTGGCACACGAATCCGACGGAATATGTTGAGCGTTATTTCCCACGGAAAAAGCGGTCACTCGGTGGTGGATTCGACTATCTGCTAGATGAGGAAGAAGATCGATTCGGTATCAACCAGCATCGCGATTGGGAACATTTTTATCACTATCGGGAACGGCGGGAACTGTTCCACACGTTGGAGAAGGAGATTGGCGAAAG ATTCGATTTTCCAATGAAAGCCTGCATTCTGAGATCGATCTGCGAGGTACGTGGATTTATGTTGCCACCAGGGAAATCCATGATAATGGACATTGCTCGAGCTGTCTTTAG TGTACCATTGAAAGAAGAGTTGGAGGATGAGTACAGTGCTGAAATGAGAAATGAAAAGGTCAACTGTCATCTACTGTATGGGGAAAAGTGTCCGTTTAGTATCGTTCATTTGATGTTGTTCGGCCAGTTGGTTTGGAAATAA